In Arthrobacter alpinus, a single window of DNA contains:
- a CDS encoding glycoside hydrolase family 32 protein codes for MTASTATTVESFRPALHFAARNTWLNDPNGLIHHGGVYHLYYQNNPVDNVWGNMSWGHATSPDLLNWTEHPVAIACDEQEDIFSGSIVFDRHNTSGFGTATAAPLVAAYTSAFKAGSAHHGVQAQSLAYSLDGGYTWTKHANNPVLNRGSAEFRDPKVFRYEGAAGSYWVMVAVEATDFHVVLYKSENLKDWELLSSFGPANATGGVWECPDLFPLPVDGDPENVKWVLVVNLNPGGPNSGSAGQYFVGDFDGTTFTSDTTVTEGSQDPDRLGEYQWLDWGRDYYAAVSFSDAPDNRRLMISWMNNWQYANQIPTSPWRSPMSLAREISLHAVDGRLRLAQRVAEDPAAVSGLSPVFELAEATVSNETLVLDGAAGMVQHINLTFTPGTAKEFGLVVRTDGTEGTRIGIRPAGGRIFVDRRNSGLTDFHESFASIDSAPLLPIDGSYQLSVYVDHCSVEIFAQDGLVTLTELIFPSATSTDVALYATGGTATVSGLNLTRWA; via the coding sequence ATGACTGCCTCGACAGCCACAACCGTCGAATCCTTTCGCCCTGCCCTGCATTTCGCAGCACGAAACACGTGGCTCAATGACCCGAACGGCCTGATCCACCACGGAGGCGTTTACCACCTCTACTACCAGAACAATCCGGTGGACAACGTTTGGGGAAACATGTCTTGGGGGCACGCCACCTCGCCGGACCTGCTGAACTGGACCGAGCACCCCGTCGCCATTGCGTGCGACGAACAGGAAGACATCTTCTCCGGCAGCATCGTTTTCGACCGCCACAACACCAGCGGATTCGGCACCGCAACCGCGGCCCCGCTGGTAGCCGCGTACACCAGCGCTTTCAAGGCCGGCTCCGCCCACCATGGCGTCCAAGCCCAGTCACTGGCCTACAGCCTTGACGGCGGCTACACCTGGACCAAGCATGCCAACAACCCGGTGCTGAACCGCGGTTCTGCCGAGTTCCGGGACCCGAAGGTGTTCCGTTATGAGGGAGCAGCGGGAAGCTATTGGGTCATGGTCGCCGTGGAAGCCACGGACTTCCACGTCGTTCTTTACAAGTCAGAGAACCTCAAAGACTGGGAATTGCTGAGCAGCTTCGGGCCGGCCAACGCAACCGGCGGCGTCTGGGAATGCCCCGACCTCTTCCCGCTTCCCGTGGATGGCGACCCGGAGAACGTCAAGTGGGTTCTCGTGGTGAACCTTAACCCGGGCGGCCCCAACAGCGGCTCCGCCGGGCAGTATTTTGTTGGTGACTTCGATGGCACCACGTTCACTTCTGACACCACCGTCACAGAAGGCTCCCAGGATCCTGACCGCCTCGGTGAATACCAGTGGCTGGACTGGGGCCGGGACTACTACGCCGCCGTTTCCTTCAGCGACGCACCCGACAACCGCCGGCTCATGATCAGCTGGATGAACAACTGGCAGTACGCCAACCAGATCCCCACCTCCCCTTGGCGCAGCCCCATGTCACTGGCCCGTGAAATCTCCCTGCACGCAGTTGACGGCAGGCTTCGCCTGGCGCAACGCGTTGCCGAAGACCCTGCCGCAGTGTCCGGCCTAAGCCCCGTGTTCGAGCTCGCAGAAGCCACCGTTTCCAACGAGACTCTGGTCCTCGACGGTGCTGCCGGCATGGTTCAACACATCAATCTCACCTTTACGCCGGGAACAGCGAAAGAGTTCGGCTTGGTGGTCCGCACCGACGGAACAGAGGGTACCCGCATCGGAATTCGGCCTGCTGGCGGACGCATCTTCGTTGACCGCCGTAACTCCGGGCTGACCGACTTTCACGAATCGTTCGCTTCAATCGACTCGGCTCCGCTTCTGCCCATCGACGGTTCCTACCAACTGAGCGTCTATGTGGATCATTGCTCCGTGGAGATCTTCGCTCAGGACGGGCTCGTCACCTTGACGGAGCTGATTTTCCCTTCGGCCACCAGCACCGATGTGGCCCTCTACGCCACCGGCGGCACGGCAACGGTGAGTGGCCTCAACCTCACGCGCTGGGCCTGA
- a CDS encoding carbohydrate kinase family protein, which produces MNLPKHDCPSSDGLDVVVVGESLTDVVISSDGTSEHPGGSPANVAYGLGRLGAATGLLTALGNDDRGAAIEAHLRSVGVTLLPGSYSQDRTSSATATRAEDGSASYDFEVVWDLAPVAPASIPKVLHTGSIATFLEPGADAVKTLLQQYRHDCTITYDPNIRPALLGSHTEALSTFEELIDLTDIVKLSDEDATWLYPRKDLDEISTHLLGLGAGLAVITQGSQGSLLATPETRLTIPSVESVVADTIGAGDSYMAALIMGLLSLGTDGLAPAVLDQMGRTATMAAAITVRRPGANPPTAEELRDHMVVPGKISGVRTRPCGSAVERSIAL; this is translated from the coding sequence ATGAACCTCCCCAAGCATGATTGCCCATCCAGTGACGGCTTGGACGTGGTGGTCGTTGGCGAATCCCTCACCGACGTCGTCATCTCTTCGGACGGAACGAGCGAACACCCCGGCGGATCCCCAGCCAACGTGGCTTACGGGCTGGGTCGCCTAGGTGCCGCGACTGGCTTGCTGACGGCCCTGGGCAACGACGACCGCGGTGCGGCCATTGAGGCGCACCTGCGCAGCGTCGGGGTGACCCTGCTGCCCGGCTCCTACTCCCAAGATAGGACGTCCTCGGCCACGGCAACACGGGCTGAGGACGGATCAGCCAGCTACGACTTTGAGGTCGTCTGGGACTTGGCCCCGGTTGCCCCGGCATCTATTCCCAAGGTGCTCCACACAGGATCGATCGCCACATTCCTCGAACCTGGTGCTGATGCCGTCAAGACGCTCCTGCAGCAGTATCGTCACGACTGCACGATCACCTACGACCCCAATATTCGGCCTGCTCTGCTGGGCAGCCACACCGAAGCACTGTCGACGTTTGAGGAGCTCATTGACCTCACGGACATCGTCAAGTTGAGTGACGAGGATGCCACCTGGCTATACCCCCGCAAGGACCTGGATGAAATATCCACCCACCTTCTGGGGCTGGGCGCAGGACTGGCGGTCATCACTCAGGGCTCACAGGGGTCACTGCTGGCCACGCCCGAGACCCGGCTGACCATTCCTTCAGTGGAATCCGTCGTCGCAGACACTATCGGTGCTGGCGATTCGTACATGGCAGCCCTGATCATGGGACTGCTCTCCCTCGGCACCGACGGCCTTGCACCGGCTGTGCTGGACCAAATGGGCCGCACTGCCACGATGGCCGCTGCCATTACTGTCCGGCGCCCTGGGGCAAACCCTCCCACCGCCGAGGAGCTGCGGGACCACATGGTCGTGCCTGGGAAAATCTCAGGAGTCAGGACACGACCATGTGGTTCCGCGGTTGAACGTTCGATCGCACTTTGA
- a CDS encoding PLP-dependent aminotransferase family protein: protein MQYGAGQGTEELRNQICELMALEGITDGSPGNVAVTIGSQSALDTVTKILCNPGDTILTDGATYMGALGTFAGYQADVQAVLSDDDGLVPDELERSIASLQAAGKRVKFLYIIPNFNNPTGITLAAGRRNKVVEICRESNIVVVEDNPYGLLRFGGDFLQALRAGYPDDVIYLGSFSKIFAPGLRIGWALLPPHLVQKFLILGGSSTLCPPALSQMLVTAYLRDHDWRGHLAGAICAYRERRDAMLMALAAHMPPGVTWTRPEGGFFMWLTLPPSVDTQALVYKAFESDVSFFPGAVFLPAPGQSNQLRLAFSALPASMIVEGVQRLSQVVSVALSDQGIK, encoded by the coding sequence CTGCAATACGGGGCGGGGCAAGGCACCGAGGAACTTCGCAACCAGATTTGCGAGCTTATGGCACTGGAAGGCATCACCGACGGCTCCCCCGGCAATGTGGCCGTCACCATCGGTTCCCAGTCAGCGCTGGACACGGTCACCAAGATTCTTTGCAACCCCGGCGACACCATCTTGACCGATGGGGCCACGTACATGGGCGCGCTCGGGACGTTCGCCGGGTATCAGGCGGATGTGCAAGCTGTCCTCAGCGATGACGACGGCTTGGTGCCGGACGAACTTGAACGAAGCATCGCCAGTCTGCAGGCGGCAGGGAAGCGCGTCAAATTCCTTTACATCATTCCCAACTTCAACAACCCCACAGGCATCACACTGGCGGCTGGAAGGCGCAACAAAGTTGTGGAAATATGCCGGGAATCCAACATCGTGGTGGTGGAGGACAACCCCTACGGTCTATTGCGCTTTGGCGGAGACTTCCTGCAGGCGCTCCGGGCGGGTTATCCGGATGACGTGATTTACCTGGGCTCGTTCTCGAAGATTTTTGCTCCCGGGCTCAGAATTGGGTGGGCGCTGCTGCCGCCGCACCTGGTGCAGAAGTTCCTGATCCTTGGGGGTTCGAGCACCTTGTGCCCTCCCGCCCTGAGCCAAATGCTTGTCACGGCCTATCTCCGGGACCATGACTGGCGGGGACACCTTGCAGGAGCCATCTGCGCATATCGGGAGCGCCGCGATGCCATGCTTATGGCCCTCGCCGCGCATATGCCACCAGGGGTGACCTGGACCAGACCGGAGGGTGGCTTCTTCATGTGGCTAACACTGCCACCGTCGGTCGACACCCAGGCCCTTGTCTACAAAGCCTTCGAGTCCGATGTTTCCTTCTTTCCGGGTGCTGTCTTTCTGCCGGCACCCGGGCAATCGAACCAACTCCGCCTGGCATTCAGCGCACTTCCTGCCAGCATGATCGTCGAGGGTGTTCAGCGACTTTCGCAGGTTGTGTCAGTCGCGCTCAGCGATCAAGGCATCAAGTAG
- a CDS encoding M20 family metallo-hydrolase, which translates to MTSLANFTDQDNAFVEDFRTMSSFGATSNGGVDRQAASAPDGEQRHWLKGLLEQHGFTVKFDAAGNQWGLYEPVPGAPFVVAGSHMDSQPTAGRYDGAYGVLAAAHAAFRLKAAWAESGAGTPKYNIAVVNWFNEEGSRFKPSMMGSSVYTGKLELETALATTDAAGVSVREALDAIGCRGDYAGPEAAFCAEIHIEQGRSMEREGVTIGLVSSNWAANKYEFVVHGEQAHTGSTVIEDRKDALLGASMLVVAARELANQYPGMLHTSVGQLNVYPNSPVVVPSRVNLLLDLRSADEAVLAEADRLLHQRIAEIAALASVSIEQNHSHSWPVTPYQREGVELAAKVAADLGLSNKTVMTLAGHDSTNMKDLVPTVMLFVPSVDGISHNEHEYTTDEDIVAGLAMLTEVLQQLCAGALEPDVALTESA; encoded by the coding sequence ATGACTTCACTTGCCAACTTCACCGACCAGGACAATGCCTTCGTCGAGGATTTCCGCACCATGAGCAGCTTTGGCGCCACCAGCAATGGGGGCGTTGACCGCCAGGCCGCCAGTGCCCCGGACGGCGAACAGCGGCATTGGCTCAAAGGCCTGCTGGAGCAGCACGGTTTCACGGTGAAATTCGACGCCGCCGGAAACCAGTGGGGCCTGTACGAACCGGTCCCGGGCGCACCGTTCGTTGTGGCCGGATCGCACATGGATTCCCAGCCAACCGCTGGACGGTACGACGGCGCCTATGGCGTCCTCGCCGCAGCACATGCAGCGTTCCGTTTGAAGGCCGCATGGGCCGAATCCGGCGCCGGCACACCCAAGTACAACATCGCCGTCGTCAATTGGTTCAACGAGGAAGGCTCCCGGTTCAAGCCCTCCATGATGGGTTCCTCCGTGTACACAGGCAAGCTGGAGCTGGAGACGGCCCTTGCCACTACGGACGCCGCGGGCGTTTCCGTCCGCGAGGCCTTGGATGCGATTGGCTGCCGTGGAGACTACGCGGGTCCAGAAGCGGCCTTCTGCGCCGAAATCCATATTGAACAGGGCCGCAGCATGGAACGCGAGGGGGTCACCATCGGGCTGGTGTCTTCGAACTGGGCGGCGAACAAATACGAGTTTGTGGTCCACGGCGAGCAGGCCCACACCGGCTCCACAGTGATCGAGGACCGCAAGGATGCGCTGTTGGGGGCGTCCATGCTGGTGGTGGCTGCGCGGGAACTGGCCAACCAATACCCGGGCATGCTGCACACCTCGGTGGGGCAGCTGAACGTGTACCCGAACTCGCCCGTGGTGGTTCCGTCGCGCGTGAACTTGTTGTTGGACCTGCGCAGCGCCGACGAGGCTGTGCTGGCCGAGGCCGACAGGTTGCTGCACCAGCGCATCGCCGAGATTGCGGCGCTGGCCAGTGTTTCCATTGAGCAGAACCACTCTCATTCCTGGCCCGTGACGCCCTACCAGCGTGAGGGCGTGGAGCTGGCGGCGAAGGTGGCCGCCGACTTGGGCCTGTCCAACAAGACCGTCATGACGCTTGCCGGCCATGACTCAACCAACATGAAGGACTTGGTACCCACCGTAATGCTCTTCGTGCCCAGCGTGGACGGCATTTCCCACAATGAGCACGAATACACCACCGACGAAGACATCGTGGCCGGGCTGGCCATGTTGACGGAAGTGCTGCAACAGCTTTGCGCAGGAGCTCTCGAGCCGGACGTTGCACTCACTGAGAGTGCATGA
- a CDS encoding amidohydrolase, whose translation MKLDLLLRNANIITMDEAQPRASSLGVWQGRIVGLDLDVDGMEAATVLDLDGATITPGFIDAHCHTVWFGLGLAELDVSGARGLAELYELIQGEVDSQAGSGVTAGWLMATGFSDQHHQGAFPSIATLDAVTGDRPLFIRHNSGHMAVVNTAALRLAGALSPSFTDPDGGVIVRDAAGQPTGLVQETAQSLIQALILPYSIGDIETALERATRHYAAEGITSFTEAGAGGGWIGHSPAELAAYQRAASTGRLHARAQVMPVLDVLHRLDGHPDDGGGQQSVPSGLDLGIASGFGDAMLSLGPAKVFLDGSLMGETAAVSAEYCSHGHRDNAGNIGYFQASPEQLQEKIESVYAAGWSIAAHAIGDRAVDLAIDIIGSCERKYGRHAMPNRIEHASMTRPEQLGKMAAAGIAVTPQASFFHDGGDGMAVSLGPDRLPWAYRAASFLAAGVTLAGSSDRPVANGNVLRGMQAFVDRKTSSGTVFGNPDERLTPRQALAAYTTGAARATGTESVKGSLTAGKFADFTVLSGSPLTAVDIGELEVLATAVGGRFSHNILASRRPTPVPAHAS comes from the coding sequence ATGAAACTTGATTTACTGTTGCGAAACGCCAACATCATCACCATGGACGAGGCCCAGCCCCGGGCCAGCTCCCTAGGCGTCTGGCAGGGCCGGATCGTGGGCCTGGACCTCGACGTTGACGGCATGGAGGCCGCCACGGTCCTGGACCTCGACGGCGCCACCATCACCCCCGGCTTCATTGACGCGCACTGCCACACCGTGTGGTTTGGGCTGGGCCTGGCCGAGCTCGATGTGTCCGGCGCCCGCGGGCTTGCGGAACTATATGAGCTGATTCAAGGTGAGGTGGATTCCCAGGCAGGCTCCGGGGTCACCGCGGGCTGGCTCATGGCAACAGGCTTCAGCGACCAGCACCACCAGGGGGCGTTCCCGTCCATTGCGACACTAGATGCCGTCACCGGGGACCGGCCGCTGTTTATCCGGCATAACTCCGGGCACATGGCCGTGGTCAACACCGCCGCGCTCCGCCTGGCCGGCGCCCTCTCCCCGTCCTTCACGGACCCCGACGGCGGCGTCATCGTCCGCGATGCCGCCGGCCAGCCCACGGGCCTGGTGCAGGAAACGGCCCAGTCCCTGATTCAGGCGCTGATCCTGCCGTACTCCATTGGTGACATCGAGACGGCGCTGGAGCGGGCCACCCGGCACTACGCCGCCGAGGGGATTACAAGTTTCACCGAAGCAGGGGCCGGTGGCGGCTGGATCGGGCACAGTCCCGCCGAGCTTGCCGCCTACCAAAGGGCTGCCAGTACGGGAAGGCTGCATGCCCGCGCGCAGGTCATGCCCGTCCTCGATGTGCTCCACCGCCTGGACGGGCACCCGGACGACGGCGGCGGGCAGCAGTCCGTGCCGTCGGGACTGGATCTGGGTATTGCCAGCGGTTTCGGCGACGCCATGCTCTCCTTGGGACCGGCCAAGGTATTCCTTGACGGGTCCCTCATGGGTGAGACGGCCGCCGTCAGTGCGGAGTACTGCAGCCACGGGCACAGGGACAATGCGGGGAACATTGGCTATTTCCAGGCAAGCCCGGAACAGCTGCAGGAGAAGATCGAGTCCGTCTATGCTGCCGGCTGGTCCATTGCCGCCCACGCCATTGGCGACCGTGCCGTGGACCTCGCCATCGACATCATCGGCAGTTGCGAGCGGAAATATGGCCGGCACGCCATGCCGAACCGGATTGAGCACGCATCCATGACTCGGCCTGAACAGCTGGGCAAGATGGCTGCAGCCGGCATCGCCGTCACGCCCCAGGCCAGCTTCTTTCACGACGGCGGGGATGGCATGGCTGTCTCCCTGGGCCCCGACCGCCTGCCGTGGGCGTACCGGGCGGCATCATTCCTGGCGGCGGGTGTCACGCTGGCCGGCAGCTCGGACAGGCCCGTTGCCAACGGCAATGTACTGCGCGGCATGCAGGCCTTCGTGGACCGCAAGACCTCTTCGGGGACCGTGTTTGGGAATCCTGACGAGAGACTCACTCCCCGCCAAGCCCTCGCCGCGTACACCACCGGGGCCGCCCGGGCCACCGGAACCGAGTCCGTCAAGGGATCCCTGACTGCCGGAAAGTTCGCCGACTTCACGGTTTTGTCCGGCTCTCCGCTGACCGCCGTCGACATTGGCGAGCTGGAGGTGCTGGCCACAGCCGTGGGCGGCCGCTTCAGCCACAACATCCTGGCAAGCCGGCGCCCCACGCCGGTGCCCGCCCACGCTTCCTAA
- a CDS encoding thiamine pyrophosphate-dependent enzyme, which translates to MSTTTAGHLIVAQLERAGVKRVYGVPGESYLDVLDGLHDSSIETVVTRQEGGAGFMALAEGRLTELPGIAMVTRGPGAANAFIAIHTAYQDATPLIMFVGLIPVADRGRESFQEFDINAWFGSTAKKVVTLDDAASAARVVDDAIFTALSGRPGPVVIGLPEDVLVHAIAAATVEPRPVSRTAPAAPALAELQSRLASASKPLIVVGGEGWTQKSGAALAGWAAGHGIPILADFRAYDAVPHSSDAYAGYLGYGRSDANAARLDAADLLLFIGSVRSDVLSDGYSRGLTAETVVANSDTDLLGHFGRLDQHIVADVSAFSLALAATDPAVDSTAGWFSGARADQLKFATAHPDGGTGVDLGVVMEILKQEMNDDAVLTFGAGNHTLWPARYLQHNSANSLAAPRNGAMGMGIPAAVAASLAFPGRQVISVAGDGCFMMNGQEIATAMAYDAPFIALVVDNGIFATIREHQENHYPGRPSGTHMTNPDFAALARSYGGYGERVESAEDFAAAFRRAVDSGLPAVLHLPQDPATRSPKSN; encoded by the coding sequence GTGAGCACCACTACCGCAGGCCACCTGATCGTCGCCCAGCTTGAGCGTGCCGGCGTCAAACGCGTCTACGGCGTCCCGGGTGAAAGCTACCTGGACGTCCTTGACGGACTCCACGATTCCTCCATTGAAACCGTGGTGACCCGCCAGGAAGGCGGCGCCGGATTCATGGCATTGGCCGAGGGCCGGCTCACGGAGTTGCCCGGCATTGCCATGGTGACGCGCGGCCCAGGCGCAGCCAACGCCTTTATCGCCATCCATACCGCCTACCAGGATGCCACTCCCCTGATCATGTTCGTTGGCCTCATCCCGGTCGCTGACCGCGGGCGCGAGTCTTTCCAGGAATTCGACATCAACGCCTGGTTTGGCAGCACCGCAAAAAAGGTGGTCACGCTCGACGACGCCGCCTCCGCCGCCCGGGTGGTGGACGATGCCATCTTCACCGCCTTGAGCGGACGCCCCGGCCCCGTGGTGATTGGCCTCCCCGAAGACGTACTGGTCCATGCCATTGCCGCGGCCACCGTGGAACCGCGGCCGGTCTCGCGCACTGCTCCAGCCGCACCGGCCCTGGCCGAACTGCAGTCCCGCCTCGCCTCTGCCTCCAAGCCGTTGATAGTGGTGGGCGGGGAAGGCTGGACACAGAAGTCCGGGGCGGCTTTGGCTGGCTGGGCCGCAGGCCACGGCATCCCGATCCTTGCCGATTTCCGGGCCTACGACGCCGTCCCGCACAGCTCCGACGCCTACGCCGGCTACCTCGGCTATGGGCGCAGCGACGCCAACGCCGCCCGATTGGATGCCGCGGACCTGCTGCTGTTCATTGGAAGCGTCCGCAGCGACGTCCTCTCAGACGGTTATTCGCGCGGACTCACCGCTGAAACTGTCGTGGCCAACTCGGACACGGACCTCCTGGGCCACTTTGGCCGGCTGGACCAGCACATCGTCGCGGACGTCTCCGCATTCTCGCTGGCCCTGGCCGCGACTGACCCGGCCGTGGACAGCACGGCCGGGTGGTTCTCCGGAGCACGTGCGGATCAGCTGAAGTTCGCCACCGCCCACCCCGACGGCGGAACCGGTGTGGACCTTGGCGTGGTCATGGAAATACTCAAGCAGGAGATGAACGACGACGCCGTCCTCACCTTCGGCGCCGGCAACCACACACTCTGGCCCGCCCGCTACCTGCAGCACAACAGTGCAAATTCGCTGGCGGCCCCCCGCAACGGCGCCATGGGCATGGGAATCCCGGCAGCCGTGGCCGCCTCGCTCGCCTTCCCCGGCCGGCAGGTCATCTCCGTGGCAGGAGATGGCTGCTTCATGATGAACGGCCAGGAGATTGCCACGGCCATGGCCTACGACGCCCCGTTCATCGCACTGGTGGTGGACAACGGCATCTTCGCCACGATTCGGGAACACCAGGAAAACCACTACCCGGGCCGCCCCTCGGGAACACACATGACGAACCCCGATTTCGCCGCCCTGGCCCGCTCCTACGGCGGATACGGCGAGCGCGTGGAAAGCGCTGAGGACTTTGCCGCCGCTTTCCGCCGTGCGGTGGATTCCGGCTTGCCGGCCGTACTGCACCTTCCCCAGGACCCCGCCACCCGTTCCCCCAAGAGCAACTAA
- a CDS encoding MFS transporter, whose translation MATRASTHQPAASPAIDESVTRKVALAALVGTALEWYDFFLFTTAAALVFNAQFFVSHDPFIAAMGSFATLAVGFVARPIGGFIFGALGDKVGRKKILMVTIVGIGIVTGLIGLLPNYMSIGLAAPILLVALRIIQGLAVGGEWSGAVIIAVENAPVSKRARYAALPQIGSPIGTILSSGGFFGMLYLVGQDDFDAWGWRIPFIAAIPLLAISLWIRGRLSESPEFAALMESGETEHAPIRGVLKNSWRQILVGMCSALLGIGGFYLITSFVVFYGTKVLHLSYGLLLMGTLLAAVLEIGALIWAGRMGEKFGPSKVILWGGIASALVAVPVFLAIDSRIPALVIAGMTVGVAVLSVPYAVSGAALTSLFATKVRYTGVAITSNTAGVISGFVPLIATALVAANGNSFWPGAAILVVVSILTALSGIFLPGLSIKEEGMKL comes from the coding sequence ATGGCAACAAGAGCCAGCACGCACCAGCCTGCTGCATCGCCCGCAATAGATGAAAGTGTCACGCGCAAGGTGGCACTGGCCGCCCTCGTGGGGACAGCCTTGGAGTGGTACGACTTTTTCCTCTTCACCACCGCCGCGGCTCTCGTGTTCAACGCCCAGTTCTTTGTCTCGCATGATCCGTTCATTGCGGCCATGGGCTCGTTTGCAACGCTGGCCGTTGGCTTTGTGGCACGCCCCATCGGTGGCTTCATCTTCGGCGCCCTCGGAGACAAGGTGGGCCGTAAGAAAATCCTCATGGTGACAATAGTCGGCATCGGCATTGTTACGGGCCTGATCGGACTGCTGCCAAACTACATGAGCATTGGTCTGGCAGCTCCCATACTCTTGGTGGCCCTGCGCATCATCCAAGGCCTCGCTGTTGGCGGGGAGTGGAGCGGCGCGGTCATCATCGCCGTCGAAAACGCACCGGTCTCCAAGCGGGCCCGTTACGCGGCCTTGCCGCAGATTGGTTCCCCCATCGGCACCATCCTTTCCTCCGGCGGCTTCTTCGGCATGCTGTACCTGGTGGGACAGGATGACTTCGACGCCTGGGGCTGGCGCATTCCATTCATCGCCGCCATTCCGCTGCTGGCAATTTCACTGTGGATCCGTGGCCGCCTCAGCGAATCACCCGAATTTGCGGCCCTCATGGAATCCGGGGAAACCGAACATGCACCCATCCGCGGCGTGCTGAAAAACAGCTGGCGCCAAATCCTGGTTGGCATGTGCTCGGCCCTGCTCGGCATCGGCGGCTTCTACCTCATTACCAGTTTCGTGGTCTTTTACGGCACCAAGGTGCTGCACCTGTCGTACGGCCTGCTGCTCATGGGCACCCTGCTGGCCGCCGTTCTGGAGATCGGGGCGCTCATCTGGGCCGGCCGCATGGGCGAAAAGTTCGGTCCCAGCAAGGTCATCCTCTGGGGCGGCATCGCCTCAGCCCTGGTGGCAGTCCCCGTCTTCCTGGCCATCGACAGCCGCATCCCGGCACTGGTAATCGCCGGAATGACGGTCGGTGTTGCCGTGCTCTCAGTTCCGTACGCTGTCTCCGGCGCGGCACTGACGTCCCTGTTTGCAACCAAGGTCCGGTACACGGGTGTCGCCATCACCTCAAACACGGCCGGCGTCATCTCCGGCTTCGTACCGTTGATTGCAACCGCCCTGGTGGCCGCCAATGGCAACTCGTTTTGGCCCGGCGCCGCCATCCTGGTCGTCGTCTCAATATTAACGGCTCTGTCCGGCATCTTCCTGCCGGGACTGAGCATCAAGGAAGAAGGAATGAAGCTGTGA